The Arachis hypogaea cultivar Tifrunner chromosome 14, arahy.Tifrunner.gnm2.J5K5, whole genome shotgun sequence genome has a segment encoding these proteins:
- the LOC112741611 gene encoding 17.4 kDa class III heat shock protein-like has product MASIVDSFNLFNLPETVEKILFPSSHHSHDYTREGRVVSNIPVDILDNPKEYVFFMDVPGLSKSEIQVTVEDENVLVIRSNGKRKREDCDDEGCKYLRLERRAPHKLQRKFRLPENANPSAITAKCENGVLTVTVEKHPPPPKSKTVEIAIA; this is encoded by the exons ATGGCGAGTATTGTTGACTCATTCAATCTGTTCAATTTACCAGAGACAGTGGAAAAAATCTTGTTCCCTTCTTCTCATCATAGTCATGACTACACTCGAGAGGGCAGGGTAGTTTCAAACATTCCAGTGGATATTTTGGACAATCCCAAAGAGTATGTGTTCTTCATGGATGTTCCGGGTCTCTCCAAATCTGAAATTCAG GTAACAGTGGAAGATGAGAACGTACTTGTTATTAGGAGCAACGGGAAAAGGAAACGTGAAGACTGTGATGATGAAGGCTGCAAGTACCTGAGGCTGGAGAGGAGAGCACCACACAAATTGCAAAGGAAGTTCCGTCTGCCTGAGAATGCTAACCCCTCCGCCATTACAGCCAAGTGTGAGAACGGGGTTCTTACGGTTACTGTTGAGAAACACCCTCCACCACCGAAATCTAAAACAGTTGAAATTGCCATTGCTTGA